The Armatimonadota bacterium genome contains a region encoding:
- a CDS encoding DUF2924 domain-containing protein yields the protein MSSSMLKQIAALGGLSAAELKDRWRDLNGTEPPRYNRDFLLKRLAHRIQELAYGGLPWAASASIASPTT from the coding sequence ATGAGTAGCAGCATGCTGAAGCAGATCGCCGCCCTCGGCGGGCTGTCTGCCGCCGAGTTGAAAGACCGCTGGCGAGACCTGAATGGAACCGAACCCCCTCGGTACAACCGGGACTTCCTTCTCAAGCGCCTCGCCCACCGCATCCAGGAACTAGCCTACGGCGGGCTTCCCTGGGCCGCCAGCGCCTCCATCGCCTCGCCTACGACGTAG